The following proteins are co-located in the Vigna angularis cultivar LongXiaoDou No.4 chromosome 2, ASM1680809v1, whole genome shotgun sequence genome:
- the LOC108344817 gene encoding cytochrome P450 CYP94D108, whose amino-acid sequence MELFSFLFIALLFTFYLYFVTGKPRKTNHKGFKHYPLIGTLPEFLKNRHRFLEWSTQVLRDCPTNTAVFSRPYSYHGVITANPDNVEHMLKTRFQNYPKGDRFIHHLQDFLGNGIFNSDSELWKVQRKIASHEFSTKSLRNFIVNSVTTELQTRLLPILFLASQTNRVLDLQDLFERFAFDNVCKLAFNVDPACLGGDGTAGAEFMSAFEAAAGLSSGRFMSAFPFMWKIKKLLNIGTERRLRESITTVHVFADSIIRSRLESRDPAGDDEDLLSRFIRTKESSPEFLRDVVISFILAGRDTTSSALTWFFWILSSRPDVRRKIRDEIARVRSATRGVGAFGYEELREMHYLHAALTEAMRLYPPVPVDSKKCLDDDVLPDGTRIGKGWFISYHTYAMGRMESVWGKDCTLYNPDRWLENGVYRTESPFRFPVFHAGPRMCLGKEMAYIQMKSIAASLIKNFEIEAVDKDTCPEHVLSLTLRMKGGLTVRVRTRDTQASLHSNTGF is encoded by the coding sequence ATGGAGCTCTTTTCCTTCCTTTTCATTGCCCTTCTCTTCACTTTCTATCTCTATTTTGTTACAGGAAAACCCCGCAAAACTAACCACAAAGGCTTCAAACACTACCCTCTCATTGGAACCTTACCGGAATTCCTCAAAAACCGCCATCGCTTCCTCGAATGGAGCACCCAAGTCCTCCGCGATTGCCCCACCAACACCGCCGTCTTCTCCCGCCCCTACAGTTACCACGGCGTCATAACGGCCAACCCCGACAACGTGGAACACATGCTCAAAACCCGATTCCAGAACTACCCGAAGGGCGATCGCTTCATCCACCATCTACAAGACTTCCTCGGCAACGGAATCTTCAACTCCGACAGCGAACTCTGGAAGGTGCAGAGAAAAATCGCCAGCCACGAGTTTAGCACCAAATCACTCCGTAACTTCATTGTCAACTCCGTCACCACCGAACTCCAAACCAGGCTTCTTCCAATTCTCTTCCTAGCCTCCCAGACAAACAGGGTCCTCGATTTGCAGGACCTCTTCGAGCGCTTCGCTTTCGACAACGTCTGCAAGCTAGCTTTCAACGTCGACCCCGCCTGTCTCGGCGGCGACGGTACCGCCGGTGCCGAGTTCATGAGCGCGTTCGAGGCCGCCGCCGGGCTGAGTTCAGGGAGATTCATGAGCGCGTTTCCCTTCATGTGGAAAATAAAAAAGCTGTTGAACATCGGAACAGAAAGGAGACTGAGAGAATCAATCACCACCGTCCACGTGTTTGCTGACTCCATCATACGGTCCCGATTGGAGTCCAGGGATCCCGCCGGCGACGACGAAGATTTGCTTTCGCGTTTCATCAGAACAAAGGAGAGCTCGCCAGAGTTTCTACGCGACGTTGTGATAAGTTTCATTCTCGCAGGGCGTGACACGACATCGTCCGCGCTCACCTGGTTCTTCTGGATTCTTTCTTCCAGACCTGACGTGCGGAGAAAAATTCGCGACGAAATCGCAAGGGTTCGGTCCGCCACACGTGGCGTTGGCGCGTTTGGGTACGAGGAGCTGAGAGAGATGCATTACCTGCATGCGGCGCTTACGGAGGCGATGAGGCTGTACCCGCCGGTGCCTGTTGACTCGAAGAAGTGTCTGGACGACGACGTTTTACCGGATGGAACTCGGATTGGGAAGGGTTGGTTCATATCGTATCACACGTACGCCATGGGGAGGATGGAGAGCGTGTGGGGAAAAGACTGTACCCTATACAATCCTGATAGGTGGTTGGAGAATGGCGTGTACCGAACAGAGAGTCCGTTTCGTTTTCCAGTGTTTCACGCAGGTCCACGAATGTGTCTCGGGAAAGAAATGGCTTATATTCAGATGAAGTCCATTGCAGCTTCCCTCATAAAGAACTTTGAGATTGAGGCAGTGGATAAAGACACGTGTCCAGAGCATGTCCTTTCTTTGACGTTGAGGATGAAAGGAGGCTTGACCGTGAGGGTAAGGACAAGGGATACACAAGCCAGTCTCCACAGTAACACTGGTTTCTAG
- the LOC108344637 gene encoding WAT1-related protein At5g07050, with amino-acid sequence MEGEGYCGSFFQRCKPYIAMISLQFGFAGMNIITKVSLNRGMSHYVLVVYRHAFATAAIAPFALVLERKVRPKITFLMFMQIFVLGLLGPVIDQNLYYAGLKFTSPTYSCAISNMLPAMTFVMAAIFRMEKLDMRKLRCQAKVIGTIVTVAGAMLMTLYKGQVISFLGSQYMHHPRNYVPENTTDSGEKDWFKGSILLIIATLAWASFFILQAITLRKYPAQLSLTALVCALGTLQSIAVTFVMEHKTSVWSIGWDMNLLAAAYAGIISSGITYYVQGIVMQKKGPVFVTAFSPLMMIIVAIMGAFILAEKIYLGGVMGAILIVMGLYAVLWGKYKENKEKEAEITIEGMKCCSENGRLETVVEEAEANNDIEMQKGEETSRDLRVAIVVPKV; translated from the exons atggaaggaGAGGGTTATTGTGGGAGTTTCTTTCAGAGGTGCAAGCCTTACATAGCTATGATTTCTCTGCAATTTGGGTTTGCGGGTATGAACATAATCACTAAGGTCTCCCTCAACCGTGGGATGAGCCACTATGTGCTTGTGGTTTATAGACACGCCTTTGCTACTGCGGCTATTGCTCCTTTTGCTCTTGTTCTTGAGAG GAAAGTGAGGCCCAAGATTACATTTCTTATGTTCATGCAAATATTCGTGTTGGGTCTACTTGG GCCTGTGATTGATCAGAACTTATACTATGCGGGGTTGAAATTCACTTCCCCTACCTACTCATGTGCAATAAGCAACATGCTCCCTGCAATGACGTTTGTGATGGCTGCTATTTTCAG AATGGAAAAGTTGGACATGAGAAAACTTAGATGCCAAGCAAAAGTGATAGGAACTATAGTAACGGTTGCTGGGGCCATGTTGATGACACTGTACAAAGGGCAAGTCATCAGTTTCTTGGGTTCTCAGTACATGCATCACCCCAGAAATTATGTTCCAGAAAACACCACTGATTCTGGGGAAAAGGATTGGTTTAAGGGCTCTATTCTTCTCATAATTGCCACCCTTGCTTGGGCTTCTTTCTTCATCCTTCAGGCAA TCACACTAAGGAAATACCCTGCTCAGCTCTCTCTCACAGCACTTGTGTGTGCCTTAGGTACACTGCAGTCGATTGCAGTTACCTTTGTCATGGAACACAAGACATCTGTTTGGAGCATTGGCTGGGATATGAACCTTCTTGCAGCAGCCTATGCT GGAATAATATCATCAGGAATCACCTACTATGTTCAAGGGATTGTCATGCAAAAGAAAGGGCCTGTTTTTGTAACTGCCTTCAGCCCTTTGATGATGATTATCGTAGCCATCATGGGTGCTTTCATCCTTGCAGAAAAAATATATCTTGGAGG GGTCATGGGAGCTATTCTCATAGTAATGGGACTTTACGCAGTTCTGTGGGGAAAATACAAGGAGAACAAGGAGAAAGAAGCGGAGATAACCATTGAGGGGATGAAGTGTTGTTCAGAAAATGGGAGGTTGGAGACTGTGGTGGAAGAAGCCGAAGCAAACAACGATATCGAGATGCAAAAGGGTGAAGAAACGTCGAGAGATTTAAGGGTAGCCATTGTTGTTCCAAAAGTTTAA